From Eriocheir sinensis breed Jianghai 21 unplaced genomic scaffold, ASM2467909v1 Scaffold293, whole genome shotgun sequence, one genomic window encodes:
- the LOC126991503 gene encoding uncharacterized protein LOC126991503 yields MYQCVAHSSPGTPSCVSLSQRTRPEREWSSSSEGRDEYKTQISNLSPGSNYMVRVAAYTSGGLVGASIHEVRVFTKPDLDLPSASESESCLHLTHQSGGHLVAARTGQNAHHGIHHVLYAVFSSGWVSRRTRSKGHWYVT; encoded by the exons ATGTACCAGTGTGTGGCGCACAGCTCGCCGGGGACGCCCAGCTGTGTGTCCTTGAGTCAA aGAACGCGTCCAGAACGTGAGTGGAGCTCCTCCAGCGAGGGACGGGATGAATACAAGACCCAGATCAGCAACCTAAGTCCCGGGAGTAACTACATGGTGCGGGTGGCGGCTTACACCTCCGGCGGCCTGGTGGGCGCCTCCATACATGAGGTGCGGGTGTTCACCAAGCCGGACCTGGACCTGCCCTCCGCCTCAGAGTCTGAAAGTTGTCTCCACCTCACCCACCAGTCTGGAGGCCACTTGGTCGCCGCCCGTACTGGCCAAAACGCCCATCACGGGATACACCATGTTCTATACGCAG TTTTCTCCTCAGGTTGGGTCAGCAGAAGAACACGAAGTAAAGGTCACTGGTACGTCACATGA
- the LOC126991504 gene encoding H(+)/Cl(-) exchange transporter 7-like isoform X1 gives MTEARAAAVFTQSLDYNTCVNSAWLDEERTQGYTFVVKKDAARWLVVLLTVLVVCGIDIAIKSLSKCKYSWLQMYSDCGVQQEALTLPYPLFVALNIGPALVAAFLGSYVEPVAAGSGIPQVKCYLNGAKVSRVVRLKTLMSRAVGVTSSVLGGRAMGEVVGKVCCRELTTKMLLPTVPAMAKGRVAKTTDDGPLLDKERRGRGWLRHLVHVNTLSYLCQGLTLCGQHSQQGLCLVMYVVHFVFYSL, from the exons AGCCTGGACTACAACACGTGCGTCAACTCTGCCTGGCTGGACGAGGAGCGCACGCAGGGCTACACGTTTGTGGTGAAGAAGGACGCGGCGCGCTGGCTGGTGGTGCTGCTCACGGTTCTTGTTGTGTGTGGGATTGACATTGCCATCAAGTCACTCTCCAAATGCAAATACTCCTGGCTCCAGATGT ACAGTGACTGCGGGGTGCAGCAGGAGGCGCTAACCCTCCCCTACCCGCTGTTTGTCGCGCTGAACATTGGCCCGGCGCTTGTGGCTGCCTTCCTCGGCTCTTATGTGGAG CCCGTGGCTGCCGGCAGTGGCATCCCGCAGGTCAAGTGTTACCTGAATGGCGCCAAGGTGTCCCGTGTGGTGAGGCTCAAGACCCTGATGAGCAGGGCCGTGGGGGTGACCTCCTCTGTGCTGGGAGGCCGGGCCATGGGAGAG GTCGTGGGCAAGGTCTGTTGCCGTGAGCTGACCACCAAGATGCTGCTGCCCACGGTGCCAGCCATGGCCAAGGGCAGGGTGGCCAAGACTACAGATGATGGGCCACTCCTAGacaaaga GCGGCGGGGAAGAGGATGGTTAAGACACCTTGTGCATGTTAATACTCTCTCATACTTGTGCCAAGGCCTAACACTGTGTGGCCAACACTCTCAGCAGGGGCTTTGTCTTGTGATGtatgttgttcattttgtattttattctttGTAG
- the LOC126991504 gene encoding H(+)/Cl(-) exchange transporter 7-like isoform X2: MTEARAAAVFTQSLDYNTCVNSAWLDEERTQGYTFVVKKDAARWLVVLLTVLVVCGIDIAIKSLSKCKYSWLQMYSDCGVQQEALTLPYPLFVALNIGPALVAAFLGSYVEPVAAGSGIPQVKCYLNGAKVSRVVRLKTLMSRAVGVTSSVLGGRAMGEVRSWARSVAVS, encoded by the exons AGCCTGGACTACAACACGTGCGTCAACTCTGCCTGGCTGGACGAGGAGCGCACGCAGGGCTACACGTTTGTGGTGAAGAAGGACGCGGCGCGCTGGCTGGTGGTGCTGCTCACGGTTCTTGTTGTGTGTGGGATTGACATTGCCATCAAGTCACTCTCCAAATGCAAATACTCCTGGCTCCAGATGT ACAGTGACTGCGGGGTGCAGCAGGAGGCGCTAACCCTCCCCTACCCGCTGTTTGTCGCGCTGAACATTGGCCCGGCGCTTGTGGCTGCCTTCCTCGGCTCTTATGTGGAG CCCGTGGCTGCCGGCAGTGGCATCCCGCAGGTCAAGTGTTACCTGAATGGCGCCAAGGTGTCCCGTGTGGTGAGGCTCAAGACCCTGATGAGCAGGGCCGTGGGGGTGACCTCCTCTGTGCTGGGAGGCCGGGCCATGGGAGAG GTCAGGTCGTGGGCAAGGTCTGTTGCCGTGAGCTGA